In Eubalaena glacialis isolate mEubGla1 chromosome 3, mEubGla1.1.hap2.+ XY, whole genome shotgun sequence, the following are encoded in one genomic region:
- the LRRC8C gene encoding volume-regulated anion channel subunit LRRC8C yields the protein MIPVTEFRQFSEQQPAFRVLKPWWDVFTDYLSVAMLMIGVFGCTLQVMQDKIICLPKRVQPSQNHSSVSNVSQAVASTTPLPPPKPSPTNPVTVEMKGLKTDLDLQQYSFINQMCYERALHWYAKYFPYLVLIHTLVFMLCSNFWFKFPGSSSKIEHFISILGKCFDSPWTTRALSEVSGEDSEEKDNRKNNMSRSNTTQSGPEGSLVNSQSLKSIPEKFVVDKSTAGALDKKEGEQAKALFEKVKKFRLHVEEGDILYAMYVRQTVLKVIKFLIIIAYNSALVSKVQFTVDCNVDIQDMTGYKNFSCNHTMAHLFSKLSFCYLCFVSIYGLTCLYTLYWLFYRSLREYSFEYVRQETGIDDIPDVKNDFAFMLHMIDQYDPLYSKRFAVFLSEVSENKLKQLNLNNEWTPDKLRQKLQTNAHNRLELPLIMLSGLPDTVFEITELQSLKLEIIKNVMIPATIAQLDNLQELSLHQCSVKIHSAALSFLKENLKVLSVKFDDMRELPPWMYGLRNLEELYLVGSLSHDISKNITLESLRDLKSLKILSIKSNVSKIPQAVVDVSSHLQKMCIHNDGTKLVMLNNLKKMTNLTELELVHCDLERIPHAVFSLLSLQELDLKENNLKSIEEIVSFQHLRKLTVLKLWHNSITYIPEHIKKLTSLERLFFSHNKIEVLPSHLFLCNKIRYLDLSYNDIRFIPPEIGVLQSLQYFSITCNKVESLPDELYFCKKLKTLKIGKNSLSVLSPKIGNLLFLSYLDVKGNHFEILPPELGDCRALKRAGLVVEDALFETLPSDVREQMKTE from the coding sequence gTCATGCAAGACAAGATAATCTGCCTTCCAAAAAGAGTGCAGCCTTCTCAGAACCACTCTTCCGTTTCGAATGTCTCTCAAGCAGTGGCCAGTACCACCCCACTGCCTCCACCGAAACCGTCTCCTACTAACCCAGTCACTGTGGAAATGAAAGGACTGAAGACAGATTTGGACCTTCAGCAGTACAGCTTTATTAACCAGATGTGCTATGAGCGAGCCCTCCACTGGTACGCCAAGTATTTCCCTTACCTTGTCCTCATCCATACCCTGGTCTTCATGCTCTGTAGCAACTTTTGGTTCAAATTCCCTGGTTCCAGCTCCAAAATAGAACATTTCATCTCAATCCTGGGGAAGTGTTTTGACTCTCCCTGGACCACACGGGCTTTATCTGAAGTGTCTGGGgaggactcagaagaaaaggacaaCAGGAAGAACAACATGAGCAGGTCCAACACCACCCAGTCTGGTCCAGAAGGCAGCCTGGTCAACTCTCAGTCTTTAAAGTCAATTCCTGAGAAGTTTGTGGTTGACAAATCCACTGCAGGGGCTCTAGATAAGAAGGAGGGTGAGCAAGCCAAGGCTTTATTTGAGAAGGTGAAGAAGTTCAGGCTGCACGTAGAAGAAGGTGATATATTATATGCTATGTATGTTCGTCAGACTGTACTTAAGGTTATAAAATTCCTAATCATCATTGCATATAATAGCGCCCTGGTTTCCAAAGTCCAGTTTACAGTGGACTGTAATGTTGACATTCAGGACATGACTGGATATAAAAACTTTTCTTGCAATCATACCATGGCACACTTGTTCTCAAAACTCTCCTTTTGCTACCTGTGCTTTGTAAGTATCTACGGATTGACGTGCCTTTATACCTTATACTGGCTATTCTACCGTTCTCTGAGGGAGTACTCTTTTGAGTATGTCCGGCAGGAAACTGGAATTGATGATATTCCAGACGTGAAAAATGACTTTGCTTTTATGCTTCATATGATAGATCAGTACGACCCTCTGTATTCCAAGAGATTTGCAGTGTTCCTATCTGAAGTGAGTGAAAACAAATTAAAGCAGCTGAATTTAAACAATGAGTGGACTCCGGATAAACTGAGGCAGAAGCTGCAGACGAATGCCCATAACCGTCTGGAATTGCCTCTCATCATGCTCTCTGGCCTTCCAGACACTGTTTTTGAAATCACAGAGTTGCAGTCTCTAAAACTTGAAATCATTAAGAATGTCATGATACCAGCCACCATTGCGCAGCTAGACAATCTCCAGGAGCTCTCTCTGCACCAGTGCTCGGTCAAAATCCACAGCGCGGCGCTCTCTTTCCTGAAGGAGAACCTCAAGGTCTTGAGCGTCAAGTTTGATGATATGAGGGAGCTGCCCCCCTGGATGTATGGCCTCCGGAACCTGGAGGAGCTCTACCTGGTTGGCTCTCTAAGTCACGATATTTCCAAAAATATCACCCTTGAGTCTCTGCGGGATCTCAAAAGCCTTAAAATTCTCTCTATCAAAAGCAATGTTTCCAAAATCCCGCAGGCAGTGGTTGATGTTTCCAGCCATCTCCAGAAGATGTGCATACACAACGATGGCACCAAGCTGGTGATGCTTAACAATTTGAAGAAGATGACCAATCTGACAGAGCTAGAGCTGGTCCACTGTGACCTGGAGCGCATTCCTCACGCCGTGTTCAGCCTGCTTAGCCTCCAGGAATTGGACCTcaaggaaaataatctgaaatctATAGAAGAGATCGTTAGCTTCCAGCACTTGAGAAAGTTGACAGTGCTAAAACTGTGGCATAACAGCATCACCTACATCCCAGAGCATATAAAGAAACTCACCAGCCTGGAGCGCCTCTTCTTTAGTCACAATAAAATAGAGGTGCTGCCTTCCCACCTCTTCCTATGCAACAAGATCCGATACCTGGACTTGTCCTACAATGACATTAGATTTATCCCGCCTGAGATCGGAGTTCTACAAAGTTTACAGTATTTTTCCATCACTTGTAACAAAGTGGAGAGCCTTCCAGATGAACTCTATTTCTGTAAGAAACTCAAAACTCTGAAGATTGGGAAAAACAGCCTATCAGTACTTTCACCAAAAATTGGAAATTTActatttctttcctatttagaTGTTAAAGGCAATCACTTTGAAATTCTCCCTCCCGAACTGGGCGACTGTCGGGCTCTGAAGCGAGCTGGTTTAGTTGTAGAAGATGCTCTGTTTGAAACCCTGCCTTCTGATGTCCGGgagcaaatgaaaacagaataa